The proteins below are encoded in one region of Belonocnema kinseyi isolate 2016_QV_RU_SX_M_011 chromosome 5, B_treatae_v1, whole genome shotgun sequence:
- the LOC117173218 gene encoding uncharacterized protein LOC117173218, with product MAEDSMFHLRWNNHLPNMLSVFRHLFESQTLTDVTLWLDGGKSTVKCHKIILVASSSFFEDIFSSLPQKTHPDIVLPQVTVSDMRPILDFIYRGEINVAAEELKNLLTLANFLKVKGLVTEGNVEDYEKEIDAVISPTPVMGKSTSSSTVRNSDHTSVQHSTGGSYEVDEKAQPKLHNLPFSNPLWEYAGHPLDPESNFESTKSSIKEEPSTGESPIIRTMLCQNRPDYPEGVQIRRSDSCDRPYRYHSNESASIKRRHSADFLRMDHNPYGSIIKDEDESSSQGQSRHAHQGSTRHSPLQKAEWKKYKQYTNADLQQALKAMEMGVSPVAASKEFKVPSRTLYDKAKKLGINMKKIKRNINNSNNNSSSAAFPYGLGGNANGRIYRNLSESDYDEPSGTFTQHSSSSQNYATDQPYESMTIDVSGSSRSPETRPVTPDATTEDAVQDLSVKGKCDNGGVIISPPKRELK from the exons ATGGCTGAAGACTCAATGTTTCACCTACGCTGGAACAATCACCTGCCAAACATGCTCTCAGTATTTAGGCATCTGTTTGAAAGTCAAACGCTCACAGATGTCACACTATGGCTAGATGGAGGAAAATCTACTGTAAAATGCcacaaaataattttggtcgCGAGCTCTTCCTTTTTCGAAGACATTTTTTCTAGTTTGCCTCAAAAAACACATCCTGATATCGTCCTGCCACAGGTGACGGTGTCTGACATGAGGCCTATTCTGGATTTTATTTATCGTGGGGAAATAAATGTAGCAGCAGAGGAATTGAAGAATCTGCTTACActagcaaattttttaaag gtaaaaggACTCGTTACTGAGGGTAATGTGGAGGATTATGAAAAAGAAATCGATGCTGTTATTTCTCCAACTCCAGTGATGGGCAAAAGTACATCAAGTAGCACAGTCCGAAACAGCGATCACACCTCTGTTCAACACTCCACTGGTGGCTCTTACGAGGTTGACGAAAAAGCTCAGCCAAAGTTGCATAATTTGCCATTTTCCAATCCACTTTGGGAATACGCTGGCCATCCCCTCGATCCTGAATCGAACTTCGAATCAACAAAGAGCTCGATAAAAGAGGAACCTTCAACCGGAGAATCACCCATAATTCGGACTATGTTGTGTCAGAATCGACCGGATTATCCGGAGGGTGTACAAATTCGGCGATCGGATAGTTGCGACCGACCCTACCGCTATCACAGTAATGAATCAGCAAGCATAAAACGGAGACATAGTGCTGACTTTTTAAGAATGGATCACAATCCTTATGGGTCCATCATTAAGGATGAGGACGAAAGCAGTTCACAAGGGCAAAGTCGACATGCGCATCAAG GTTCCACGAGACACAGTCCACTACAGAAAGCAGAGTGGAAAAAGTACAAACAGTATACTAACGCTGATCTACAACAAGCCTTGAAAGCGATGGAAATGGGAGTCTCTCCGGTAGCAGCATCAAAGGAATTCAAGGTTCCATCGCGGACACTTTATGACAAAGCAAAAAAACTtggtataaatatgaaaaaaataaaaagaaacatcaACAACAGCAATAATAACAGCAGTAGCGCTGCATTTCCATATGGATTGGGTGGAAATGCTAATGGTCGCATCTATAGGAATTTATCAGAAAGTGATTATGATGAACCAAGCGGTACTTTTACTCAACATTCCTCATCATCACAAAATTATGCGACAGATCAACCATATGAGAGTATGACTATCGATGTAAGTGGATCGAGTCGAAGTCCTGAAACTCGACCTGTGACACCTGATGCCACCACTGAAGATGCCGTGCAAGATCTTTCGGTTAAGGGTAAATGTGATAATGGGGGAGTTATAATATCACCACCTAAGCGTGAGTTAAAATAA